In the genome of Gammaproteobacteria bacterium, one region contains:
- the lptB gene encoding LPS export ABC transporter ATP-binding protein has product MPLMALVANNLAKRYKSRHVVKDVSLTVNAGEVVGLLGPNGAGKTTSFYMIVGLVPSDAGNILLDEQNLTGYPLHKRAQLGIGYLPQEASIFRKLTVEENILAVLEGRPELSEQQRQAKLEELLQEFQITHIADSQGMALSGGERRRVEIARALAAEPRFILLDEPFAGVDPISVIDIQRIIRHLKQRNIGILITDHNVRETLGICERAYIISQGTVIAEGQPERILENQLVREVYLGQNFRL; this is encoded by the coding sequence ATTCCCCTCATGGCACTCGTCGCAAACAATCTGGCCAAGCGCTATAAATCCCGTCACGTGGTCAAAGACGTCTCGCTGACGGTCAATGCCGGCGAAGTGGTGGGCTTGCTCGGCCCCAACGGCGCGGGCAAAACCACCAGTTTCTACATGATCGTCGGCCTGGTTCCGTCGGACGCGGGCAATATTTTGCTGGATGAGCAAAACCTGACCGGCTACCCACTGCACAAGCGGGCACAACTGGGCATAGGCTATCTGCCGCAAGAGGCATCGATTTTTCGCAAACTCACCGTCGAGGAAAACATCCTCGCCGTACTTGAGGGACGGCCCGAACTCAGCGAGCAACAACGCCAGGCCAAACTGGAAGAACTGCTGCAGGAATTCCAGATCACCCACATCGCCGACTCGCAGGGCATGGCCCTGTCGGGCGGCGAACGTCGCCGGGTGGAAATTGCCCGCGCATTGGCTGCCGAGCCGCGCTTTATCCTGCTGGATGAGCCGTTTGCCGGCGTGGACCCCATTTCGGTCATCGACATCCAGCGCATCATTCGTCACCTAAAGCAGCGCAACATCGGCATTTTAATCACCGATCACAACGTCCGCGAAACCCTGGGGATTTGCGAACGGGCCTACATCATCAGTCAGGGCACGGTCATCGCCGAAGGCCAGCCGGAGCGGATTCTGGAGAATCAGCTGGTGCGAGAAGTCTATCTTGGTCAAAATTTCCGCCTTTGA